In a single window of the Mesoplodon densirostris isolate mMesDen1 chromosome 16, mMesDen1 primary haplotype, whole genome shotgun sequence genome:
- the ROMO1 gene encoding reactive oxygen species modulator 1, which translates to MPVAVGPYGQSQPSCFDRVKMGFVMGCAVGMAAGALFGTFSCLRIGMRGRELMGGIGKTMMQSGGTFGTFMAIGMGIRC; encoded by the exons ATGCCGGTGGCCGTGGGCCCCTATGGACAGTCACAACCAAGCTGCTTCGACCGCGTGAAGATGGGCTTTGTGATGGGTTGCGCCGTGGGCATGGCCGCCGGGGCGCTCTTCGGCACCTTTTCCTGTCTCAG GATCGGAATGCGGGGTCGGGAGCTGATGGGCGGCATCGGGAAAACCATGATGCAGAGTGGCGGCACCTTTGGCACATTCATGGCCATTGGGATGGGCATCCGGTGCTAA
- the NFS1 gene encoding cysteine desulfurase codes for MMLLRTSWRLVAAAAPAAPWPRAKAPTRGLRLCVVDHASQSAVPSDAATAPEAESVLRPLYMDVQATTPLDPRVLDAMLPYLVNYYGNPHSRTHAYGWESEAAMERARQQVASLIGADPREIIFTSGATESNNIAIKGVARFYRSRKKHLITTQTEHKCVLDSCRSLEAEGFQVTYLPVKKSGIIDLKELEAAIQPDTSLVSVMTVNNEIGVKQPIAEIGHICSSRKVYFHTDAAQAVGKIPLDVNDMKIDLMSISGHKIYGPKGVGAIYIRRRPRVRVEALQSGGGQERGMRSGTVPTPLVVGLGAACEVAQQEMEYDHKRISKLAERLTRKIMKSLPDVVMNGDPEHHYPGCINLSFAYVEGESLLMALKDVALSSGSACTSASLEPSYVLRAIGADEDLAHSSIRFGIGRFTTEEEVDYTVEKCLYHVKRLREMSPLWEMVQDGIDLKSIKWTQH; via the exons ATGATGTTACTGAGAACCTCTTGGAGGCTGGTGGCTGCGGCCGCCCCCGCCGCTCCGTGGCCGAGGGCGAAGGCACCCACTCGGGGGCTGCGCCTGTGCG TTGTAGACCATGCTTCCCAGTCTGCTGTTCCCTCAGATGCAGCCACTGCTCCGGAGGCGGAATCAGTGCTGCGACCTCTGTATATGGATGTGCAAGCTACAACTCCTCTG GACCCTCGGGTGCTTGATGCCATGCTCCCTTACCTAGTCAACTACTATGGGAACCCACATTCCCGGACACATGCTTATGGCTGGGAGAGTGAGGCAGCCATGGAACGTGCTCGCCAG CAAGTAGCATCTCTGATTGGGGCTGATCCTCGTGAGATTATCTTCACTAGTGGCGCtactgaatccaacaacatagCAATTAAG GGGGTGGCCAGGTTCTACAGATCACGGAAAAAGCACTTGATCACCACACAGACAGAACACAAGTGTGTCTTGGACTCCTGCCGTTCACTGGAAGCTGAGGGCTTTCAGGTCACCTACCTCCCAGTGAAGAAGAGTGGGATCATCGACCTGAAG GAACTAGAGGCTGCCATCCAGCCGGATACCAGTCTGGTCTCAGTCATGACAGTGAACAATGAGATTGGAGTGAAGCAGCCCATTGCAGAAATAG GGCACATTTGCAGTTCCAGAAAGGTGTATTTCCATACTGATGCAGCCCAGGCTGTTGGAAAAATCCCACTCGACGTCAACGACATGAAAATTGATCTCATGAGCATCAGTGGTCACAAAATCTATGGTCCGAAAG GGGTTGGTGCCATCTACATTCGCCGCCGGCCCCGTGTGCGTGTGGAGGCCCTGCAGAGTGGAGGGGGGCAGGAGCGGGGCATGCGGTCTGGGACAGTACCCACACCCttggtggtggggctgggggctgcgtGTGAGGTGGCACAGCAAGAGATGGAG TATGACCACAAGCGGATCTCGAAGTTAGCAGAACGACTGACACGGAAGATAATGAAGAGCCTTCCAGACGTGGTGATGAATGGGGACCCTGAGCACCATTACCCAG GCTGTATCAACCTCTCCTTTGCGTATGTGGAAGGGGAGAGTCTGCTGATGGCACTCAAGGATGTTGCCTTATCCTCGGGGAG TGCCTGCACCTCTGCATCCCTGGAGCCCTCTTACGTCCTTCGAGCAATTGGCGCTGATGAGGATTTAGCTCACTCTTCTATCAG GTTTGGCATCGGCCGTTTCACTACAGAGGAGGAAGTAGACTACACAGTGGAGAAGTGCCTTTACCATGTGAAGCGTCTTCGAGAAATGAG CCCTCTCTGGGAGATGGTGCAGGATGGCATTGACCTCAAGAGCATCAAGTGGACCCAACACTAG